One window from the genome of Faecalibacterium sp. HTF-F encodes:
- a CDS encoding twin-arginine translocation signal domain-containing protein, producing the protein MSELITRRTFLKTTGAAALAVAASGMLAGCGGAYASTPDGLVAAAVDSDKVVDFGAFTANIGRFDQWTSSSIYEGGERHNYLYAAFAVSTMSSTDSITINTSDLTFAHTGGSKGTVVGLGYKGLNSDKTDYVFKTSLSVGNASQKTVILFIDLGTISNSSFQSLYTGQMTLTLKKSGKTAVFTYTGLQDAPSSRIF; encoded by the coding sequence ATGTCTGAGCTTATTACCCGCCGTACCTTTTTAAAGACCACCGGTGCTGCTGCACTGGCCGTTGCCGCAAGCGGTATGCTGGCAGGCTGCGGCGGTGCGTATGCTTCTACCCCAGATGGCTTGGTGGCCGCCGCCGTTGATAGCGACAAGGTTGTTGACTTTGGCGCCTTTACCGCCAATATCGGCCGCTTTGACCAGTGGACTTCCAGCTCCATCTACGAGGGCGGTGAGCGCCACAATTACCTCTACGCTGCTTTTGCTGTCAGCACTATGAGCAGCACCGATTCTATTACGATCAACACTTCCGATTTAACGTTTGCGCACACCGGCGGCAGCAAGGGCACCGTCGTGGGGCTTGGCTACAAGGGCCTGAACAGCGATAAAACGGATTATGTATTCAAAACCTCGCTTTCCGTGGGCAATGCTTCACAGAAGACCGTGATCCTTTTTATTGATCTTGGCACCATTTCCAATTCTTCGTTCCAGAGCCTCTATACGGGCCAGATGACCCTTACCCTTAAGAAGTCCGGCAAAACGGCTGTCTTTACCTACACCGGCCTGCAGGATGCCCCTTCCAGCAGGATTTTCTAA